The Desmonostoc muscorum LEGE 12446 genome includes a region encoding these proteins:
- a CDS encoding vanadium-dependent haloperoxidase, producing MQVDPNSHQNSGQDAQTQSEIKQPKKPNVGSSGGRRFLFSRGSRRSFLGRVGLFTVASAVGGILGSTVSSKKGGDIAQAENPFGRSGRSRFNYERFVDKAFRVRVEAARLERNIPIPPHPTNGDEERYPNKIGSDSRGLPHDARGEVKLEAYNSLTKALKTQNPDDFENIILGGTRKLVNPQGPLAISLEGINAAQIAVPPPPPLASARRAAEAVELYWQALLRDVPYSKFQNNTDDPKVLAAVADLNKLSAFRGPKQNGLVTPQTLFRGSVNYVDRKDSSGNSTKYVTPPGVLEGPYISQFLLRTIVWGTQSVSALIRTALPGNDFLIDFNEWLTVQNGGSSGKTINYDPINRYIVTVRDLGEYAHIGGPTYVGASLILGSIGAPLNPGNPYVNSKTQVGSAATFAVGHLQALLPLGTSRAIRASYWQKFYVHRILRPEAYGGLIYNNIVNKTQYPINSEVLNSQALASTFGTFGTYLLPQAYPEGAPIHSSYTGGAAVTAAVNVTLLKAFFDENYVFPNPVIPDPNDPTKVISYSGSPLTIGGELNKLATNYAIGRGNGGIHWRSDGSAALALGEEVAISLLRDERLGYNERFQGFTFTKFDGTKVTV from the coding sequence ATGCAAGTAGATCCCAATTCTCACCAAAATTCTGGTCAGGATGCTCAAACTCAGAGCGAAATAAAACAGCCTAAGAAACCCAATGTAGGTAGTTCAGGTGGCAGACGCTTCTTATTTAGTCGTGGTAGTAGACGTTCATTTCTCGGTCGTGTAGGTTTATTTACAGTCGCCAGCGCTGTTGGAGGTATTTTAGGTTCAACTGTGTCCTCCAAAAAGGGAGGAGACATTGCCCAAGCCGAAAATCCTTTCGGACGTTCTGGAAGGTCACGGTTCAACTATGAAAGGTTTGTTGATAAAGCTTTTCGAGTACGTGTTGAAGCAGCAAGACTCGAAAGGAATATTCCCATTCCGCCGCATCCTACCAACGGTGACGAGGAGCGATATCCCAACAAAATCGGCTCCGACAGTAGGGGACTACCCCACGATGCGCGGGGCGAGGTCAAATTGGAAGCTTACAACTCTCTGACCAAAGCACTGAAAACGCAAAACCCAGATGATTTTGAAAATATCATTTTGGGTGGCACTAGAAAACTCGTCAATCCTCAAGGACCTCTGGCAATTAGCTTGGAAGGCATCAATGCAGCCCAGATAGCAGTTCCACCACCACCACCTCTAGCTAGTGCAAGAAGGGCTGCTGAAGCTGTTGAACTCTACTGGCAAGCCTTACTACGTGATGTACCTTATTCCAAGTTCCAAAACAATACAGACGACCCAAAAGTTTTGGCAGCTGTCGCAGACCTGAACAAGCTTTCGGCGTTCCGAGGCCCAAAACAAAATGGCCTTGTAACTCCTCAAACTTTATTTCGTGGTAGCGTCAACTACGTCGATCGCAAGGATTCGTCTGGTAATAGTACAAAATATGTTACTCCACCAGGGGTACTAGAAGGGCCTTACATCTCACAATTTCTGCTGCGGACTATTGTTTGGGGAACCCAGTCTGTTTCAGCACTAATTCGTACTGCTCTTCCTGGCAATGACTTTCTCATCGATTTTAATGAATGGCTGACCGTCCAGAATGGAGGGAGTTCAGGCAAGACAATTAACTACGATCCTATTAACCGTTACATAGTCACGGTTCGGGATTTAGGTGAGTATGCTCATATCGGCGGTCCTACCTACGTGGGAGCCTCCTTGATTCTTGGTAGTATCGGCGCACCATTGAATCCAGGCAACCCCTATGTCAATTCCAAGACCCAAGTTGGTTCTGCTGCCACCTTTGCAGTCGGACATTTACAAGCCTTGCTCCCCTTGGGTACTTCACGTGCGATTAGAGCATCATACTGGCAGAAGTTTTATGTACACCGCATTCTGCGTCCAGAGGCATATGGTGGGCTAATTTACAACAATATAGTCAATAAAACCCAGTATCCGATTAATTCTGAGGTCTTAAATTCCCAAGCTTTAGCTTCGACCTTCGGAACCTTCGGTACTTATTTGTTACCTCAAGCATATCCAGAAGGTGCGCCAATCCATTCTTCCTATACAGGTGGTGCTGCTGTTACTGCTGCTGTCAATGTCACACTGTTAAAAGCATTCTTTGACGAGAACTATGTTTTCCCCAACCCAGTCATACCTGACCCCAATGACCCCACAAAAGTAATTTCCTACAGCGGGTCACCTCTGACCATAGGCGGTGAGTTAAATAAACTAGCAACTAACTATGCTATTGGTCGCGGTAACGGTGGTATCCATTGGCGTTCGGATGGTTCAGCTGCCTTGGCTTTGGGAGAAGAAGTTGCCATTAGCCTCCTTAGGGATGAAAGACTAGGCTACAACGAACGATTCCAGGGCTTCACCTTTACTAAATTTGATGGCACGAAAGTCACAGTTTAA
- a CDS encoding VOC family protein: MSLSETIAEEKDTRPPVAIGHVRLYVSNVLEASEFFVKIGLRLIAQSEQVAVLELRGGTHLVLRTTPEAIPLGTKAPFDLMVDDVFATRDVFREWGLTVSEVEPGRIHSSFTLTGPDGYILTFNSSHTGGREV, from the coding sequence ATGTCACTATCAGAAACTATTGCCGAAGAAAAAGATACTCGTCCCCCTGTGGCAATTGGTCATGTGAGATTATATGTGAGTAATGTACTGGAAGCTAGCGAATTTTTCGTCAAAATAGGGCTGCGGTTAATTGCTCAATCAGAACAAGTAGCTGTTTTAGAATTACGGGGAGGAACGCACTTAGTTTTGAGAACAACACCAGAGGCTATTCCTTTGGGAACCAAAGCGCCTTTTGATTTGATGGTAGATGATGTTTTTGCTACTAGAGATGTTTTTAGAGAGTGGGGACTGACTGTTTCTGAGGTGGAACCAGGCAGAATCCACAGTTCATTTACCTTGACTGGGCCAGACGGCTATATATTGACGTTCAATTCCTCGCATACAGGTGGTAGAGAGGTTTAA
- a CDS encoding SDR family oxidoreductase, which produces MTSFLFASVTREQTSFCPKSNKELAQYNIRINAISPGATATERAERLAQQNAQARGITVEQAKAETIQGIPLKRIAQPEEIASLALFLVSDLAASITGAEILVDGGSTPGV; this is translated from the coding sequence ATGACTAGTTTTTTGTTCGCGAGTGTGACTCGCGAACAAACTTCTTTTTGTCCAAAGTCCAATAAAGAGTTAGCCCAATACAATATCCGAATCAATGCCATTTCACCTGGTGCTACCGCCACAGAACGAGCCGAACGTTTGGCACAACAAAATGCCCAAGCGCGTGGCATCACCGTAGAACAAGCCAAGGCAGAAACTATTCAAGGCATACCTTTAAAGAGAATTGCTCAGCCAGAAGAAATTGCATCCCTGGCTCTATTTTTAGTTTCTGACCTTGCCGCATCGATTACAGGAGCAGAGATTCTTGTGGATGGCGGCTCTACTCCTGGTGTTTAA
- a CDS encoding VOC family protein produces MQILKVLTRVYLSPIDLDEAIAFYENLFTEKCWLWFQYSDAELELAGVGSILLIAGSAEALSPFKSTHATFLVDSLNDFREALTQQGAVILTEPNKVPTGVNMRAMHPDGTIIEYVELV; encoded by the coding sequence ATGCAAATTCTTAAAGTACTAACTAGAGTCTATCTTAGTCCCATAGACTTGGATGAGGCGATCGCTTTCTATGAAAACCTCTTTACAGAAAAATGTTGGTTGTGGTTTCAATATTCCGACGCTGAGTTGGAACTGGCTGGCGTCGGTTCTATTCTTTTAATTGCCGGTTCAGCTGAAGCACTCTCTCCATTCAAAAGTACACACGCAACATTTCTCGTTGACTCACTCAATGATTTTCGAGAAGCACTGACTCAGCAAGGCGCAGTAATTCTGACGGAACCTAACAAAGTCCCCACCGGAGTTAATATGCGAGCTATGCATCCTGATGGAACAATTATTGAGTATGTTGAGTTAGTTTGA
- a CDS encoding NF041680 family putative transposase: protein MAMPKFNNNQLIAQFQDFRQKIYNCFSSCSDACMDLLDALAGNTGANSIAELSLSPLFPRSYNSIYKAIQKSFNTNIQEKNNEEEEQEEQEKPNNLIRVVSELIKQPQQRPFYLFALDTTPHPRPYARTLAERGYIYQPNTIKGNKPINIGHSYSILSILPEKETGNAAPWSIPISGERVSLDKTGVDVGSEQISSVMSDSSLPWQEKLCVLVADSAYSQRSFLFDQSKHKNVVVIARVRSNRIFYQSPPVDESKKKRGCPKKYGERFNLADVETWHSPDETTQIQQTTCKGRLLNITILAWHQMLMRGTKHQKMYCHPFTLLRIHVTDDTNQSLWKPMWLIVIGEQRGEISPTVANHCYRQRFDIEHMLRFSKQRLLMTQFQTPDVLHEENWIHLVILAYVQLWAARELATHLPRPWERYLEQNNDKIATPSVVQRDFQRIISEIGTPARSPKTRGNSIGRVQGQVQTQRTKHPVVKKKSKSTLAKVKAA from the coding sequence ATGGCTATGCCAAAATTTAATAACAATCAATTAATAGCGCAATTTCAAGATTTTAGACAAAAAATTTACAACTGTTTTTCTTCATGTAGCGACGCCTGTATGGATTTGTTGGATGCGCTTGCGGGTAATACGGGAGCCAATTCAATTGCGGAGTTATCTTTAAGTCCTTTGTTTCCCAGAAGCTATAATTCTATTTATAAAGCAATTCAAAAATCATTTAATACAAATATTCAGGAGAAGAACAATGAAGAAGAAGAACAAGAAGAACAAGAAAAACCCAATAACTTAATTAGGGTGGTATCTGAGTTAATTAAGCAACCACAACAACGCCCTTTTTACTTATTCGCTCTTGATACAACACCGCATCCGCGTCCTTACGCGAGGACTTTAGCTGAACGTGGGTATATTTACCAGCCAAATACTATCAAGGGTAACAAACCGATTAATATTGGTCATTCTTATTCGATACTTTCTATCTTACCAGAGAAAGAAACTGGGAATGCCGCCCCTTGGTCAATACCAATATCAGGAGAAAGGGTATCACTTGATAAAACTGGTGTTGATGTGGGTAGTGAACAAATTTCCTCAGTAATGTCTGATTCATCACTGCCCTGGCAGGAAAAATTGTGCGTCTTAGTAGCAGATAGCGCCTATAGTCAGCGTTCATTTCTGTTTGACCAATCCAAACACAAAAATGTGGTAGTGATAGCCAGAGTTCGTAGTAATCGAATTTTCTACCAATCTCCACCCGTTGATGAGTCAAAGAAAAAACGTGGTTGTCCAAAAAAATACGGTGAACGGTTTAATTTAGCTGATGTTGAAACTTGGCACTCTCCCGACGAGACAACACAAATTCAGCAGACAACCTGTAAGGGTCGTCTTTTAAACATCACCATACTCGCTTGGCATCAAATGTTGATGAGGGGAACCAAGCACCAAAAAATGTATTGTCATCCTTTTACTCTGCTCAGAATTCATGTGACTGATGATACTAATCAATCTCTCTGGAAACCAATGTGGTTAATTGTCATAGGTGAGCAACGTGGAGAAATCTCACCTACGGTTGCAAACCATTGCTATAGACAAAGGTTTGATATTGAACACATGCTGCGATTTAGCAAGCAGCGTTTGTTGATGACGCAGTTTCAAACTCCAGATGTTTTGCATGAGGAAAATTGGATACATTTAGTAATCCTAGCTTACGTACAGTTGTGGGCGGCAAGGGAGTTAGCAACACACTTACCCAGGCCATGGGAGCGTTATTTAGAACAAAACAATGATAAAATTGCCACTCCAAGTGTAGTGCAACGCGATTTTCAGAGAATTATTTCAGAGATTGGTACACCCGCTCGTTCTCCCAAAACCAGAGGAAATTCCATCGGTCGAGTTCAAGGTCAAGTTCAAACACAACGAACTAAGCATCCTGTTGTCAAGAAGAAGTCAAAATCAACACTCGCTAAAGTCAAAGCCGCATAA
- a CDS encoding aliphatic sulfonate ABC transporter substrate-binding protein, translating into MVEISSKSHFKLFNSFLLFLVGGVFTLSTTLVSCKAPNTPEKAANASNSTKTKVLQMGYMTAGDLLKIKGVLEKRLTPLGIKVEWSKFAAGPQLLEAMNVGSVDFGFVGETPPIFAQASGVPFVYVASSKPGTGEGTAVVVEKDSSIKTIADLKGKGLAFQRATAQQYFVIKVLEEAGLKLSDIKHINLTPLETRAAFERKSVEAAVIGDPHLALFEKTNRVRIIRDGKGITTQGGYWLGSRNFVKDNPEVVKIILSEVNNIGEWAEANPQQVAKLISPEAKIDVPTLELVSKRRRYTLRPLSEEVLSGQQKIADLFYEQKFITKKIDVRQATLSSEQYAAVTPSEVKP; encoded by the coding sequence ATGGTAGAAATATCCAGCAAATCTCACTTCAAGCTATTCAATTCCTTTCTACTATTCTTAGTAGGTGGAGTATTCACATTATCCACAACTTTAGTCAGTTGTAAAGCGCCAAATACACCAGAAAAAGCAGCTAACGCCTCTAATAGCACCAAGACAAAAGTCCTACAGATGGGCTATATGACCGCGGGAGATCTACTCAAGATTAAAGGAGTGTTAGAAAAACGTTTAACTCCACTGGGGATTAAAGTCGAATGGTCAAAATTTGCTGCTGGGCCGCAACTTCTAGAAGCAATGAATGTGGGAAGTGTAGATTTCGGCTTTGTGGGTGAAACTCCGCCTATCTTTGCTCAAGCATCTGGCGTACCTTTTGTTTATGTTGCTAGCAGCAAACCTGGAACTGGTGAGGGAACTGCTGTAGTAGTGGAGAAAGACTCTTCCATCAAGACAATAGCTGACCTCAAAGGTAAGGGATTAGCCTTTCAAAGAGCTACAGCACAACAATACTTCGTTATAAAAGTTCTGGAAGAAGCAGGACTAAAACTTAGCGATATTAAACACATCAACCTCACACCATTAGAAACTCGTGCAGCATTTGAACGTAAGAGCGTTGAAGCAGCTGTAATTGGCGACCCCCACCTCGCTCTATTTGAGAAAACTAATAGAGTTCGTATCATCCGGGATGGTAAGGGAATTACCACCCAAGGAGGCTACTGGTTAGGCTCACGTAATTTCGTTAAAGATAATCCTGAGGTCGTGAAAATTATTTTGTCAGAAGTTAACAACATCGGCGAATGGGCTGAAGCCAACCCGCAGCAAGTAGCCAAACTGATTTCGCCGGAAGCAAAAATTGATGTTCCCACACTAGAACTCGTATCAAAGCGCAGGCGTTACACATTAAGACCGTTAAGTGAAGAAGTTTTGTCCGGACAGCAGAAGATTGCTGACTTGTTCTATGAACAAAAATTTATCACTAAGAAGATTGATGTTAGACAAGCAACACTTTCTTCTGAACAATATGCTGCTGTGACTCCTTCAGAAGTTAAGCCTTAA
- a CDS encoding VOC family protein: MISGIFENCVGSKDIEATLKYWNEFGYQEVKRGEFSAEQAKLLYGHASDLTSLRLQNGNSSAHGLVRVMWWKQPRNEGLGDTLPVVEGSRWFASLTQDIYAIADAFADDKASGGDWIYTEPVRGIEFIGNVGTGLYNRFVGVREMFVIGKETRQAFFQRYNYDRPGYGTINTSSGLLVSEGTHSSFITSDHSLTSFYTDVFGLVPSENNPKLSGYKNPSTKQILMLDEGQEFYLSVFASPKTNVGVFQVYSPLYPTSDRREYAQPGSLGISLFTYQVEDIGAFHQHAIASNATNVTPIVPNEFGEPSFGLIAPDGMYWVIVG; the protein is encoded by the coding sequence ATGATTAGTGGGATTTTTGAAAATTGTGTTGGATCAAAGGATATTGAAGCTACTCTAAAATATTGGAATGAATTCGGCTATCAAGAGGTCAAGAGAGGAGAATTTTCCGCAGAACAGGCAAAATTACTCTATGGTCATGCCTCAGATTTAACATCGCTGCGACTGCAAAATGGCAACTCATCGGCTCATGGATTGGTGCGGGTAATGTGGTGGAAACAACCACGCAATGAAGGTCTAGGTGATACATTGCCAGTGGTTGAAGGTAGCCGCTGGTTTGCTTCTCTGACTCAAGATATTTACGCGATCGCAGATGCTTTTGCCGACGACAAAGCCAGCGGCGGAGACTGGATTTATACTGAACCAGTGCGGGGCATCGAATTTATCGGTAATGTAGGGACGGGATTATATAACCGCTTTGTTGGTGTCCGGGAAATGTTTGTGATTGGCAAGGAGACACGACAGGCATTTTTCCAGCGATATAACTATGACCGTCCTGGTTACGGTACCATTAATACCAGTTCTGGGTTATTAGTGAGTGAGGGAACTCACTCAAGTTTCATCACTTCTGACCACAGCCTCACCTCTTTTTACACAGATGTTTTTGGACTTGTGCCGTCAGAGAATAACCCCAAGTTATCCGGCTATAAAAATCCATCAACTAAGCAGATTTTGATGCTTGATGAAGGGCAAGAATTTTATCTTTCGGTTTTCGCTTCACCAAAGACCAATGTCGGAGTTTTTCAAGTTTATAGCCCACTTTATCCTACGAGCGATCGCCGCGAATACGCTCAACCAGGTTCGTTGGGCATAAGCCTTTTCACTTATCAAGTTGAGGATATTGGGGCTTTTCATCAACACGCGATCGCCAGCAACGCTACGAACGTTACACCCATTGTTCCTAACGAATTTGGCGAACCTTCTTTTGGATTAATTGCACCAGATGGAATGTACTGGGTAATCGTTGGCTAG
- a CDS encoding MFS transporter, translated as MLPSNRENFPKDKLKFVSFELPSALKSPNVACFVIGESLSFFGSWMTQIALVWLVYQLTNSAILVGIAGFTNQAMGLIITPVVGVLLDRWNLRYVLLTTQLASIILSSTLTFLTISDRITVAWIIIIGTLQGTVKAFDLPARQVIIPRLVDKKADIYSAMASHSFLINTAKFVSPMIGGLLIASSGAASCFLVDSISYLPFLSAILTIQVKPVLKNLSEQKTKIWQNLKEGFVFAYDFLPIKSVLALQIVICFMAMTHVNLMPIFAKEVLSGNAKTMGFLMTASALGSIISGFYLVSRKQAIGLEDIVARSAGILGLSLIVFSRIKNLEACLVFMFFIGMNTTLTLASISNFLQLIIVDENKRGRVTSIFTTGFLGVLPFGNLFFGGLADRIGVTNALFFGGACCIVGAYVFSRKLRTIKKIVHPIYVDMGIVT; from the coding sequence ATGTTACCAAGTAATAGAGAAAATTTTCCAAAAGACAAATTAAAATTTGTGTCTTTTGAACTTCCATCGGCGCTTAAATCTCCGAATGTTGCTTGTTTCGTTATCGGGGAGAGCTTATCGTTTTTTGGCTCATGGATGACACAAATCGCTTTAGTATGGTTGGTTTATCAATTAACTAATTCAGCTATTTTAGTAGGTATAGCTGGATTCACAAATCAAGCTATGGGCTTGATTATTACACCTGTAGTAGGAGTATTGTTAGATCGTTGGAATTTACGATATGTCTTACTAACTACTCAGCTAGCATCTATTATTTTATCTTCTACACTAACATTTTTAACTATTAGCGATCGCATCACTGTTGCCTGGATTATAATTATTGGCACTCTCCAAGGAACGGTAAAAGCTTTTGATCTACCAGCACGTCAAGTAATTATTCCTAGACTAGTAGATAAAAAGGCTGATATTTACAGTGCAATGGCCTCCCATTCATTCTTAATTAATACTGCTAAATTTGTCAGTCCAATGATTGGGGGTTTACTAATTGCAAGTTCCGGAGCCGCTTCATGCTTTTTAGTAGATAGTATTAGTTATTTGCCCTTCTTATCTGCTATCTTAACCATCCAAGTCAAGCCTGTTCTGAAAAATTTATCAGAGCAAAAAACCAAAATTTGGCAAAATCTGAAAGAAGGCTTTGTTTTTGCCTATGACTTTCTGCCTATAAAATCTGTATTGGCTTTACAAATTGTCATTTGTTTCATGGCAATGACTCACGTAAATTTAATGCCTATTTTTGCCAAAGAAGTTTTGAGCGGTAATGCTAAAACTATGGGATTTTTGATGACAGCTTCAGCACTTGGATCTATAATTTCAGGATTTTATCTGGTTTCCCGAAAACAAGCCATAGGGCTGGAAGACATTGTGGCACGTTCTGCGGGAATTTTAGGTTTATCATTAATCGTATTTTCCCGCATCAAAAATTTGGAAGCTTGTCTAGTGTTTATGTTTTTTATAGGCATGAATACTACTTTAACTTTGGCTTCCATTAGTAATTTTCTCCAACTAATTATTGTTGATGAAAATAAAAGAGGTAGAGTCACTAGTATATTTACAACTGGTTTTTTAGGAGTCCTACCTTTTGGGAATTTATTCTTTGGAGGATTGGCCGATCGCATCGGTGTAACCAATGCTTTATTCTTTGGTGGTGCTTGTTGTATTGTAGGAGCTTATGTCTTTAGTAGAAAACTACGCACCATCAAAAAAATAGTACATCCAATTTATGTAGACATGGGCATAGTTACATAG
- a CDS encoding SDR family NAD(P)-dependent oxidoreductase, which translates to MSLELKLSGKTAIVTGGSAGIGLAIAKALYSEGVNVAIAARNPERLENAVSAIQSLPTPGAKVISISADLTQAEDVEKVVSTTLTQFAQIDILINNAGSARAGSFLELGDDVLLDAWNLKLLGYIRLVRAVVPHQKNQGDGRIVNIIGGAGRTPRPGFVPGGTTNAALLNFTRGISKDWTLDKKKFIRECDSRINE; encoded by the coding sequence ATGAGCTTAGAACTAAAACTATCAGGTAAAACAGCGATTGTCACAGGAGGAAGTGCGGGGATTGGCTTAGCGATCGCCAAAGCTTTGTATAGTGAGGGTGTGAATGTGGCGATCGCAGCTCGTAACCCAGAACGACTAGAAAATGCGGTCAGTGCGATTCAGTCCTTACCCACTCCTGGCGCGAAAGTCATCTCCATCAGTGCTGACCTGACTCAGGCTGAAGATGTTGAGAAAGTTGTGTCAACAACTCTGACACAGTTTGCTCAAATTGATATTTTGATTAATAACGCCGGTTCAGCCCGTGCTGGCTCGTTCCTCGAACTGGGCGACGATGTATTGTTGGATGCTTGGAACTTAAAACTATTGGGCTACATTCGCTTGGTCAGAGCTGTTGTACCCCATCAAAAAAATCAAGGTGATGGACGCATAGTCAATATCATCGGTGGTGCAGGACGGACACCTCGTCCTGGCTTTGTTCCTGGTGGTACGACCAATGCCGCCCTACTCAACTTTACTAGAGGAATTTCTAAAGATTGGACTTTGGACAAAAAGAAGTTTATTCGCGAGTGTGACTCGCGAATAAATGAATGA
- a CDS encoding zinc-binding dehydrogenase yields the protein MSKIRAVIVDPNVPGRLALSEVTAPQPASDEALVRVAAISLNRGEVKRSTTAEAGWQPGWDLAGIIETPAIDGSGPPQGARVVGLRRSGAWAELVSVPTSTLAEIPPSVSFAEAATLPVAGLTAYHAVLKGGSLLGKPVLVTGASGGVGYFAIQLARLSGAQVVAHIRQAGYETLVREAGAQSVVIGEDLSPAKEYGPYHLIVESVGGKTLGIALGLLAQDGKTVLYGVSGGAEVTFNAAQFFGTGGVSLYGLRLFDELRFESAAVGLKRLLSLVEAGQLRPHIDLEASWTEIADVAQKLLDRSFPGKAVLHISN from the coding sequence ATGAGCAAAATACGTGCTGTGATTGTTGACCCCAATGTGCCAGGGCGTTTGGCACTAAGTGAAGTGACTGCACCACAGCCTGCTTCAGATGAAGCTTTAGTGCGGGTAGCGGCGATTTCCTTGAATCGGGGAGAGGTCAAACGTTCGACCACTGCTGAGGCTGGTTGGCAGCCTGGTTGGGACTTGGCTGGTATCATAGAAACTCCTGCCATTGATGGGTCAGGGCCTCCCCAAGGAGCGCGTGTAGTCGGCTTGCGCCGCAGCGGTGCTTGGGCAGAACTTGTGTCTGTTCCCACCAGCACCCTAGCAGAAATACCGCCATCGGTATCTTTTGCTGAAGCTGCAACATTGCCTGTGGCAGGCTTAACTGCCTACCATGCCGTGCTAAAAGGCGGTTCACTTTTAGGTAAGCCTGTTTTGGTTACAGGTGCATCAGGAGGTGTTGGTTACTTTGCGATTCAATTGGCACGATTATCAGGGGCGCAAGTCGTGGCACATATTCGCCAAGCTGGCTATGAGACTCTGGTGAGAGAAGCAGGGGCACAATCAGTGGTGATTGGTGAAGACCTCTCACCCGCAAAGGAATATGGCCCTTATCATCTAATTGTAGAGTCAGTAGGTGGCAAGACTTTGGGTATAGCTCTTGGCTTACTGGCTCAGGATGGAAAAACTGTGCTGTATGGAGTATCTGGGGGAGCTGAAGTAACATTCAACGCTGCCCAATTTTTCGGGACTGGTGGGGTGAGTTTGTATGGTTTACGTCTGTTCGATGAACTGAGATTTGAATCAGCAGCAGTTGGTCTAAAACGGCTTTTGAGTTTAGTAGAAGCAGGTCAGTTGCGTCCTCACATTGATTTAGAAGCTTCTTGGACAGAAATAGCTGACGTAGCCCAAAAGCTACTCGACAGGAGTTTTCCTGGTAAGGCTGTATTGCACATTTCCAATTGA
- a CDS encoding GNAT family N-acetyltransferase has protein sequence MVKIRKAQEADAPVLAAAEANIAQTPGYMVSRPNEITPYAFARKIADLSQHPRGLYIVTSLDDKIVGHAMLDPMRLSALSHVVKLNIFVYPGFQRQRIGQTMMEYLLTWAKQAPGVEKIELLVRATNKPAIALYQKFGFFEEGRFKKRLKLPDGSYIDDISMALFVD, from the coding sequence ATGGTGAAAATTAGAAAGGCCCAAGAAGCAGATGCACCAGTTTTAGCGGCAGCTGAAGCCAACATAGCCCAGACACCGGGCTATATGGTTTCCCGCCCCAATGAAATTACACCATATGCCTTCGCAAGGAAAATTGCCGACCTCAGCCAGCATCCTCGTGGACTCTACATCGTAACCTCGTTAGACGACAAAATTGTTGGTCATGCAATGCTCGATCCCATGAGGTTGTCAGCACTGTCCCATGTAGTAAAGCTAAACATCTTTGTCTATCCAGGATTCCAACGGCAGAGAATCGGACAAACGATGATGGAGTATTTACTAACTTGGGCTAAACAGGCTCCTGGTGTGGAAAAGATAGAACTGCTAGTGCGAGCTACTAATAAACCTGCGATCGCCCTCTATCAAAAATTCGGATTCTTTGAAGAAGGTAGATTCAAGAAACGATTAAAATTGCCAGACGGTTCTTACATAGATGACATATCAATGGCATTGTTTGTCGATTAA
- the budA gene encoding acetolactate decarboxylase gives MKLKRYFWIAILSIIALIGVMMPGKTQAHTSTNTLFQTSTISALAAGIYEGNTNFQQLKKYGDFGLGTVNYLDGEMIGLNGKFYQVKADGIASIIPDSTISPFATVTFFKPEKLIHLEGQINYQQLQESLDQRLPTKNYPYAIRIQGNFPYLKFRSVPKQTPPYRLLVDALKGQSVFELRNVNGTLVGFRTPKYMQGVNVSGYHFHFLTANRKTGGHILDGQFQNAKVEIDTISNVEMNLPKTAEFDQADLGDGRPNGK, from the coding sequence ATGAAACTCAAGCGTTATTTCTGGATAGCTATTTTAAGCATCATTGCATTAATAGGTGTGATGATGCCAGGCAAAACTCAGGCACATACATCAACAAATACCCTATTTCAAACATCTACAATTAGCGCTCTGGCAGCAGGAATTTATGAAGGAAATACTAATTTCCAGCAGTTAAAAAAATACGGTGATTTTGGTTTGGGTACAGTCAATTATCTTGATGGGGAAATGATTGGATTAAATGGGAAATTTTACCAGGTTAAAGCTGATGGAATTGCGTCCATCATTCCTGATTCCACGATTAGCCCTTTTGCGACCGTCACCTTTTTTAAACCAGAAAAATTAATTCATTTAGAAGGGCAGATAAATTATCAGCAATTGCAGGAATCTTTAGACCAGCGCTTACCCACTAAAAATTATCCTTATGCAATTCGTATTCAAGGTAATTTTCCTTATTTGAAATTTAGAAGCGTTCCCAAACAAACCCCGCCCTATCGTCTTTTGGTAGATGCGCTGAAAGGACAATCAGTTTTTGAATTAAGGAATGTGAATGGTACTTTAGTAGGATTTCGGACACCAAAATATATGCAAGGAGTAAATGTTAGCGGCTATCATTTTCATTTTTTAACTGCAAATCGAAAAACTGGAGGACATATTTTAGATGGGCAGTTTCAAAATGCTAAAGTAGAGATTGATACTATATCCAATGTTGAGATGAATTTGCCCAAAACTGCTGAATTTGACCAAGCTGATTTGGGAGATGGCAGACCGAACGGTAAGTAA